In Cryptomeria japonica chromosome 10, Sugi_1.0, whole genome shotgun sequence, a genomic segment contains:
- the LOC131047989 gene encoding eukaryotic translation initiation factor 1A — MPKNKGKGGKNRKRGKNEADDEKRELVFKEDGQEYAQVLRMLGNGRCEALCIDGTKRLCHIRGKMHKKVWIAAGDIILVGLRDYQDDKADVILKYMPDEARLLKAYGELPDNVRLNEGIAGMDEDDEGAGDDYIEFEDEDIDKI, encoded by the coding sequence ATGCCGAAGAACAAGGGTAAGGGAGGAAAGAACAGAAAGAGGGGAAAGAATGAggctgatgatgaaaagagagagTTGGTCTTCAAGGAAGATGGGCAAGAGTATGCCCAAGTTCTTAGAATGCTTGGCAATGGCCGATGTGAGGCCCTTTGCATTGATGGGACCAAACGTCTCTGTCATATCCGTGGCAAGATGCATAAGAAGGTATGGATTGCTGCTGGGGACATCATACTAGTTGGGCTCAGAGATTACCAGGATGACAAGGCTGATGTTATCCTGAAATACATGCCTGATGAGGCTAGGCTTCTCAAGGCCTATGGTGAACTTCCAGATAATGTCAGGCTCAATGAAGGCATTGCTGGTATGGACGAAGATGATGAAGGTGCTGGTGATGACTAcattgaatttgaagatgaagacATAGATAAAATCTGA